DNA from Gracilinanus agilis isolate LMUSP501 chromosome 3, AgileGrace, whole genome shotgun sequence:
AGCTGGGTGTTGAAGGATGAATTCTGGAGGCTCCCCAAGGGGTGCTGGAGGAGGGTCAGGGCTGACTGCGGGGCCCCTAGTGGGGGAACTCGCAGACATAATAGAATCTGCGGCCACAGTCATGATCCCACCAGGAGCCGTCGTCAGAGGCCTGGGCCACACAGTTCTCTTGCTCTCCCCCGTTGGGTTGGTCTGGCCCCAGGGCAGGGTGGCCCGGGCCACCAGGGGTGGGAGCAGCCCCAGGGCCACCCATGGGCAGGGCCCGATGCCAGGCAAAGAAGGACACTCGCTGGTTGTTCTCAAAGAGGTAGAGGCCCTCTGCCCTCCGATCGTGGATGCCCAGCCACACGGGCCAGTTATAGGGGGCCAGGCTGGCCTTCAGGTACTGGCTCAGGGCCTCCATCTGGGCCCGGTCAGCAGGCATGGCCAGGCTGCCCCCACGTTCCCTGCACTGAGCATGGGCTGACTTTTGGTCCTGGAAATCCCGAAACAGGAGGAAGCACTTGTGGCCCAGGCGGAGGCCTTTGAGGCAGCCTGCAAGAAGCAGGATGCTCGGGGTTGGTGTAGAAGACTGCATTAGCTCTGGGCCCCCAGTGCGTCCTCAAACCCACCCCCGCCATTTGACATCCCCCAAGACCATTTCCTTCTGCTTCCCGACGGCCCCCCAGCTGCAGGCTCTCACCCTGCAGGCGCCCACGCTCCTGCCTCCCCTGCTTCTGGGCCTCTTCCATGGCCTCCAGGGCTTCCCGGGTGTCTCTGGCCTCTTTCCTCAGCAGCTGAAGCCCCCGAGACAGCTCTGCTACGCGGGCGTCCAGAGTGTACAGTCTAACGTGCAGCTGATGCAGCCCGGAGTCCAGCCCGGTGAGGCGGCCCACTGGGGAGAGAGAGATCCAGGAGGGGTCCGAGGTGAGAAGGTGCAGGCCCACGGTCAGAGAGGGAGAGGTCCAGAGGGGCCGCTGGCTTGTGGTTTGGTCCGAGCACGTTTCCCAGAAGGACATGGAAGAGGGCTCAGGAGGGAGGACCAAGCCTGGGGGCTCCTTTATCATCCTCTCCACGTGGGTGCAGTCGGCCTCCGAAGggtgctcccctccccccagttaCTCACAGATATAGGAAATGGCATCCTCAGGGGTGGGGGACAGTGTGGGGCTGAGGGTGGAAGCCTCGGTGGGGCTCTCCTCcagctcctcctcttcttctcccccagCACCCCCCTCCGAAGCTCCAGTGGGGCTTTTCGGTTCTTGGAAAGGGGACAACTCCAGGGCCTCCTGTAAGTGCTGGTGGAGGAGGGGAGCACCTTTAATGACCCTGATGCCCCCCTGCatcccttctccagctccttgatagtcctcctcctcctcctctctccctgatCCCCATCTCTGGCTCCTCCTGATCCCCCTCCTCCCATTATAACTCACACCTCTTCCTCGGCTAGAGGTTTACAAACTGACTTGTCCACATTAGCTAAGATTGTCTTTCActcctggggaaactgaggccaaagggcTTAAGCGCCTTGCCTAGCTAGTAAGCTTCCCAGTCAGGATTGGAACCCTGATTTTTGCTCTTTCCTGAAGCCCTTCTCCCTCAtcatcctctctctgtctcctggctcCATTCCCCCAATCCTTTCCATCCCCACCTTCCCCTCATTCCCGTGCTCACCTTAAACAGAAGGGACTCTCTCTCTTGTTCCTCTGGCTGGGCATTTGGCCagtcttctctccccttcctccccaggGCCCTCCGCCTCCCCTCGGCGCTGAGGGACCCCAAGGTCAGAAGGGAGCCCAGGAGCCAAGCCCACTGCATGGCACTGCACCCTCGGTGAAAACAGGGGAGCTCTGATGGATTCTCGTTTCCtaaatccctccctccctccctccctccctccctNNNNNNNNNNNNNNNNNNNNNNNNNNNNNNNNNNNNNNNNNNNNNNNNNNNNNNNNNNNNNNNNNNNNNNNNNNNNNNNNNNNNNNNNNNNNNNNNNNNNNNNNNNNNNNNNNNNNNNNNNNNNNNNNNNNNNNNNNNNNNNNNNNNNNNNNNNNNNNNNNNNNNNNNNNNNNNNNNNNNNNNNNNNNNNNNNNNNNNNNNNNNNNNNNNNNNNNNNNNNNNNNNNNNNNNNNNNNNNNNNNNNNNNNNNNNNNNNNNNNNNNNNNNNNNNNNNNNNNNNNNNNNNNNNNNNNNNNNNNNNNNNNNNNNNNNNNNNNNNNNNNNNNNNNNNNNNNNNNNNNNNNNNNNNNNNNNNNNNNNNNNNNNNNNNNNNNNNNNNNNNNNNNNNNNNNNNNNNNNNNNNNNNNNNNNNNNNNNNNNNNNNNNNNNNNNNNNNNNNNNNNNNNNNNNNNNNNNNNNNNNNNNNNNNNNNNNNNNNNNNNNNNNNNNNNNNNNNNNNNNNNNNNNNNNNNNNNNNNNNNNNNNNNNNNNNNNNNNNNNNNNNNNNNNNNNNNNNNNNNNNNNNNNNNNNNNNNNNNNNNNNNNNNNNNNNNNNNNNNNNNNNNNNNNNNNNNNNNNNNNNNNNNNNNNNNNNNNNNNNNNNNNNNNNNNNNNNNNNNNNNNNNNNNNNNNNNNNNNNNNNNNNNNNNNNNNNNNNNNNNNNNNNNNNNNNNNNNNNNNNNNNNNNNNNNNNNNNNNNNNNNNNNNNNNNNNNNNNNNNNNNNNNNNNNNNNNNNNNNNNNNNNNNNNNNNNNNNNNNNNNNNNNNNNNNNNNNNNNNNNNNNNNNNNNNNNNNNNNNNNNNNNNNNNNNNNNNNNNNNNNNNNNNNNNNNNNNNNNNNNNNNNNNNNNNNNNNNNNNNNNNNNNNNNNNNNNNNNNNNNNNNNNNNNNNNNNNNNNNNNNNNNNNNNNNNNNNNNNNNNNNNNNNNNNNNNNNNNNNNNNNNNNNNNNNNNNNNNNNNNNNNNNNNNNNNNNNNNNNNNNNNNNNNNNNNNNNNNNNNNNNNNNNNNNNNNNNNNNNNNNNNNNNNNNNNNNNNNNNNNNNNNNNNNNNNNNNNNNNNNNNNNNNNNNNNNNNNNNNNNNNNNNNNNNNNNNNNNNNNNNNNNNNNNNNNNNNNNNNNNNNNNNNNNNNNNNNNNNNNNNNNNNNNNNNNNNNNNNNNNNNNNNNNNNNNNNNNNNNNNNNNNNNNNNNNNNNNNNNNNNNNNNNNNNNNNNNNNNNNNNNNNNNNNNNNNNNNNNNNNNNNNNNNNNNNNNNNNNNNNNNNNNNNNNNNNNNNNNNNNNNNNNNNNNNNNNNNNNNNNNNNNNNNNNNNNNNNNNNNNNNNNNNNNNNNNNNNNNNNNNNNNNNNNNNNNNNNNNNNNNNNNNNNNNNNNNNNNNNNNNNNNNNNNNNNNNNNNNNNNNNNNNNNNNNNNNNNNNNNNNNNNNNNNNNNNNNNNNNNNNNNNNNNNNNNNNNNNNNNNNNNNNNNNNNNNNNNNNNNNNNNNNNNNNNNNNNNNNNNNNNNNNNNNNNNNNNNNNNNNNNNNNNNNNNNNNNNNNNNNNNNNNNNNNNNNNNNNNNNNNNNNNNNNNNNNNNNNNNNNNNNNNNNNNNNNNNNNNNNNNNNNNNNNNNNNNNNNNNNNNNNNNNNNNNNNNNNNNNNNNNNNNNNNNNNNNNNNNNNNNNNNNNNNNNNNNNNNNNNNNNNNNNNNNNNNNNNNNNNNNNNNNNNNNNNNNNNNNNNNNNNNNNNNNNNNNNNNNNNNNNNNNNNNNNNNNNNNNNNNNNNNNNNNNNNNNNNNNNNNNNNNNNNNNNNNNNNNNNNNNNNNNNNNNNNNNNNNNNNNNNNNNNNNNNNNNNNNNNNNNNNNNNNNNNNNNNNNNNNNNNNNNNNNNNNNNNNNNNNNNNNNNNNNNNNNNNNNNNNNNNNNNNNNNNNNNNNNNNNNNNNNNNNNNNNNNNNNNNNNNNNNNNNNNNNNNNNNNNNNNNNNNNNNNNNNNNNNNNNNNNNNNNNNNNNNNNNNNNNNNNNNNNNNNNNNNNNNNNNNNNNNNNNNNNNNNNNNNNNNNNNNNNNNNNNNNNNNNNNNNNNNNNNNNNNNNNNNNNNNNNNNNNNNNNNNNNNNNNNNNNNNNNNNNNNNNNNNNNNNNNNNNNNNNNNNNNNNNNNNNNNNNNNNNNNNNNNNNNNNNNNNNNNNNNNNNNNNNNNNNNNNNNNNNNNNNNNNNNNNNNNNNNNNNNNNNNNNNNNNNNNNNNNNNNNNNNNNNNNNNNNNNNNNNNNNNNNNNNNNNNNNNNNNNNNNNNNNNNNNNNNNNNNNNNNNNNNNNNNNNNNNNNNNNNNNNNNNNNNNNNNNNNNNNNNNNNNNNNNNNNNNNNNNNNNNNNNNNNNNNNNNNNNNNNNNNNNNNNNNNNNNNNNNNNNNNNNNNNNNNNNNNNNNNNNNNNNNNNNNNNNNNNNNNNNNNNNNNNNNNNNNNNNNNNNNNNNNNNNNNNNNNNNNNNNNNNNNNNNNNNNNNNNNNNNNNNNNNNNNNNNNNNNNNNNNNNNNNNNNNNNNNNNNNNNNNNNNNNNNNNNNNNNNNNNNNNNNNNNNNNNNNNNNNNNNNNNNNNNNNNNNNNNNNNNNNNNNNNNNNNNNNNNNNNNNNNNNNNNNNNNNNNNNNNNNNNNNNNNNNNNNNNNNNNNNNNNNNNNNNNNNNNNNNNNNNNNNNNNNNNNNNNNNNNNNNNNNNNNNNNNNNNNNNNNNNNNNNNNNNNNNNNNNNNNNNNNNNNNNNNNNNNNNNNNNNNNNNNNNNNNNNNNNNNNNNNNNNNNNNNNNNNNNNNNNNNNNNNNNNNNNNNNNNNNNNNNNNNNNNNNNNNNNNNNNNNNNNNNNNNNNNNNNNNNNNNNNNNNNNNNNNNNNNNNNNNNNNNNNNNNNNNNNNNNNNNNNNNNNNNNNNNNNNNNNNNNNNNNNNNNNNNNNNNNNNNNNNNNNNNNNNNNNNNNNNNNNNNNNNNNNNNNNNNNNNNNNNNNNNNNNNNNNNNNNNNNNNNNNNNNNNNNNNNNNNNNNNNNNNNNNNNNNNNNNNNNNNNNNNNNNNNNNNNNNNNNNNNNNNNNNNNNNNNNNNNNNNNNNNNNNNNNNNNNNNNNNNNNNNNNNNNNNNNNNNNNNNNNNNNNNNNNNNNNNNNNNNNNNNNNNNNNNNNNNNNNNNNNNNNNNNNNNNNNNNNNNNNNNNNNNNNNNNNNNNNNNNNNNNNNNNNNNNNNNNNNNNNNNNNNNNNNNNNNNNNNNNNNNNNNNNNNNNNNNNNNNNNNNNNNNNNNNNNNNNNNNNNNNNNNNNNNNNNNNNNNNNNNNNNNNNNNNNNNNNNNNNNNNNNNNNNNNNNNNNNNNNNNNNNNNNNNNNNNNNNNNNNNNNNNNNNNNNNNNNNNNNNNNNNNNNNNNNNNNNNNNNNNNNNNNNNNNNNNNNNNNNNNNNNNNNNNNNNNNNNNNNNNNNNNNNNNNNNNNNNNNNNNNNNNNNNNNNNNNNNNNNNNNNNNNNNNNNNNNNNNNNNNNNNNNNNNNNNNNNNNNNNNNNNNNNNNNNNNNNNNNNNNNNNNNNNNNNNNNNNNNNNNNNNNNNNNNNNNNNNNNNNNNNNNNNNNNNNNNNNNNNNNNNNNNNNNNNNNNNNNNNNNNNNNNNNNNNNNNNNNNNNNNNNNNNNNNNNNNNNNNNNNNNNNNNNNNNNNNNNNNNNNNNNNNNNNNNNNNNNNNNNNNNNNNNNNNNNNNNNNNNNNNNNNNNNNNNNNNNNNNNNNNNNNNNNNNNNNNNNNNNNNNNNNNNNNNNNNNNNNNNNNNNNNNNNNNNNNNNNNNNNNNNNNNNNNNNNNNNNNNNNNNNNNNNNNNNNNNNNNNNNNNNNNNNNNNNNNNNNNNNNNNNNNNNNNNNNNNNNNNNNNNNNNNNNNNNNNNNNNNNNNNNNNNNNNNNNNNNNNNNNNNNNNNNNNNNNNNNNNNNNNNNNNNNNNNNNNNNNNNNNNNNNNNNNNNNNNNNNNNNNNNNNNNNNNNNNNNNNNNNNNNNNNNNNNNNNNNNNNNNNNNNNNNNNNNNNNNNNNNNNNNNNNNNNNNNNNNNNNNNNNNNNNNNNNNNNNNNNNNNNNNNNNNNNNNNNNNNNNNNNNNNNNNNNNNNNNNNNNNNNNNNNNNNNNNNNNNNNNNNNNNNNNNNNNNNNNNNNNNNNNNNNNNNNNNNNNNNNNNNNNNNNNNNNNNNNNNNNNNNNNNNNNNNNNNNNNNNNNNNNNNNNNNNNNNNNNNNNNNNNNNNNNNNNNNNNNNNNNNNNNNNNNNNNNNNNNNNNNNNNNNNNNNNNNNNNNNNNNNNNNNNNNNNNNNNNNNNNNNNNNNNNNNNNNNNNNNNNNNNNNNNNNNNNNNNNNNNNNNNNNNNNNNNNNNNNNNNNNNNNNNNNNNNNNNNNNNNNNNNNNNNNNNNNNNNNNNNNNNNNNNNNNNNNNNNNNNNNNNNNNNNNNNNNNNNNNNNNNNNNNNNNNNNNNNNNNNNNNNNNNNNNNNNNNNNNNNNNNNNNNNNNNNNNNNNNNNNNNNNNNNNNNNNNNNNNNNNNNNNNNNNNNNNNNNNNNNNNNNNNNNNNNNNNNNNNNNNNNNNNNNNNNNNNNNNNNNNNNNNNNNNNNNNNNNNNNNNNNNNNNNNNNNNNNNNNNNNNNNNNNNNNNNNNNNNNNNNNNNNNNNNNNNNNNNNNNNNNNNNNNNNNNNNNNNNNNNNNNNNNNNNNNNNNNNNNNNNNNNNNNNNNNNNNNNNNNNNNNNNNNNNNNNNNNNNNNNNNNNNNNNNNNNNNNNNNNNNNNNNNNNNNNNNNNNNNNNNNNNNNNNNNNNNNNNNNNNNNNNNNNNNNNNNNNNNNNNNNNNNNNNNNNNNNNNNNNNNNNNNNNNNNNNNNNNNNNNNNNNNNNNNNNNNNNNNNNNNNNNNNNNNNNNNNNNNNNNNNNNNNNNNNNNNNNNNNNNNNNNNNNNNNNNNNNNNNNNNNNNNNNNNNNNNNNNNNNNNNNNNNNNNNNNNNNNNNNNNNNNNNNNNNNNNNNNNNNNNNNNNNNNNNNNNNNNNNNNNNNNNNNNNNNNNNNNNNNNNNNNNNNNNNNNNNNNNNNNNNNNNNNNNNNNNNNNNNNNNNNNNNNNNNNNNNNNNNNNNNNNNNNNNNNNNNNNNNNNNNNNNNNNNNNNNNNNNNNNNNNNNNNNNNNNNNNNNNNNNNNNNNNNNNNNNNNNNNNNNNNNNNNNNNNNNNNNNNNNNNNNNNNNNNNNNNNNNNNNNNNNNNNNNNNNNNNNNNNNNNNNNNNNNNNNNNNNNNNNNNNNNNNNNNNNNNNNNNNNNNNNNNNNNNNNNNNNNNNNNNNNNNNNNNNNNNNNNNNNNNNNNNNNNNNNNNNNNNNNNNNNNNNNNNNNNNNNNNNNNNNNNNNNNNNNNNNNNNNNNNNNNNNNNNNNNNNNNNNNNNNNNNNNNNNNNNNNNNNNNNNNNNNNNNNNNNNNNNNNNNNNNNNNNNNNNNNNNNNNNNNNNNNNNNNNNNNNNNNNNNNNNNNNNNNNNNNNNNNNNNNNNNNNNNNNNNNNNNNNNNNNNNNNNNNNNNNNNNNNNNNNNNNNNNNNNNNNNNNNNNNNNNNNNNNNNNNNNNNNNNNNNNNNNNNNNNNNNNNNNNNNNNNNNNNNNNNNNNNNNNNNNNNNNNNNNNNNNNNNNNNNNNNNNNNNNNNNNNNNNNNNNNNNNNNNNNNNNNNNNNNNNNNNNNNNNNNNNNNNNNNNNNNNNNNNNNNNNNNNNNNNNNNNNNNNNNNNNNNNNNNNNNNNNNNNNNNNNNNNNNNNNNNNNNNNNNNNNNNNNNNNNNNNNNNNNNNNNNNNNNNNNNNNNNNNNNNNNNNNNNNNNNNNNNNNNNNNNNNNNNNNNNNNNNNNNNNNNNNNNNNNNNNNNNNNNNNNNNNNNNNNNNNNNNNNNNNNNNNNNNNNNNNNNNNNNNNNNNNNNNNNNNNNNNNNNNNNNNNNNNNNNNNNNNNNNNNNNNNNNNNNNNNNNNNNNNNNNNNNNNNNNNNNNNNNNNNNNNNNNNNNNNNNNNNNNNNNNNNNNNNNNNNNNNNNNNNNNNNNNNNNNNNNNNNNNNNNNNNNNNNNNNNNNNNNNNNNNNNNNNNNNNNNNNNNNNNNNNNNNNNNNNNNNNNNNNNNNNNNNNNNNNNNNNNNNNNNNNNNNNNNNNNNNNNNNNNNNNNNNNNNNNNNNNNNNNNNNNNNNNNNNNNNNNNNNNNNNNNNNNNNNNNNNNNNNNNNNNNNNNNNNNNNNNNNNNNNNNNNNNNNNNNNNNNNNNNNNNNNNNNNNNNNNNNNNNNNNNNNNNNNNNNNNNNNNNNNNNNNNNNNNNNNNNNNNNNNNNNNNNNNNNNNNNNNNNNNNNNNNNNNNNNNNNNNNNNNNNNNNNNNNNNNNNNNNNNNNNNNNNNNNNNNNNNNNNNNNNNNNNNNNNNNNNNNNNNNNNNNNNNNNNNNNNNNNNNNNNNNNNNNNNNNNNNNNNNNNNNNNNNNNNNNNNNNNNNNNNNNNNNNNNNNNNNNNNNNNNNNNNNNNNNNNNNNNNNNNNNNNNNNNNNNNNNNNNNNNNNNNNNNNNNNNNNNNNNNNNNNNNNNNNNNNNNNNNNNNNNNNNNNNNNNNNNNNNNNNNNNNNNNNNNNNNNNNNNNNNNNNNNNNNNNNNNNNNNNNNNNNNNNNNNNNNNNNNNNNNNNNNNNNNNNNNNNNNNNNNNNNNNNNNNNNNNNNNNNNNNNNNNNNNNNNNNNNNNNNNNNNNNNNNNNNNNNNNNNNNNNNNNNNNNNNNNNNNNNNNNNNNNNNNNNNNNNNNNNNNNNNNNNNNNNNNNNNNNNNNNNNNNNNNNNNNNNNNNNNNNNNNNNNNNNNNNNNNNNNNNNNNNNNNNNNNNNNNNNNNNNNNNNNNNNNNNNNNNNNNNNNNNNNNNNNNNNNNNNNNNNNNNNNNNNNNNNNNNNNNNNNNNNNNNNNNNNNNNNNNNNNNNNNNNNNNNNNNNNNNNNNNNNNNNNNNNNNNNNNNNNNNNNNNNNNNNNNNNNNNNNNNNNNNNNNNNNNNNNNNNNNNNNNNNNNNNNNNNNNNNNNNNNNNNNNNNNNNNNNNNNNNNNNNNNNNNNNNNNNNNNNNNNNNNNNNNNNNNNNNNNNNNNNNNNNNNNNNNNNNNNNNNNNNNNNNNNNNNNNNNNNNNNNNNNNNNNNNNNNNNNNNNNNNNNNNNNNNNNNNNNNNNNNNNNNNNNNNNNNNNNNNNNNNNNNNNNNNNNNNNNNNNNNNNNNNNNNNNNNNNNNNNNNNNNNNNNNNNNNNNNNNNNNNNNNNNNNNNNNNNNNNNNNNNNNNNNNNNNNNNNNNNNNNNNNNNNNNNNNNNNNNNNNNNNNNNNNNNNNNNNNNNNNNNNNNNNNNNNNNNNNNNNNNNNNNNNNNNNNNNNNNNNNNNNNNNNNNNNNNNNNNNNNNNNNNNNNNNNNNNNNNNNNNNNNNNNNNNNNNNNNNNNNNNNNNNNNNNNNNNNNNNNNNNNNNNNNNNNNNNNNNNNNNNNNNNNNNNNNNNNNNNNNNNNNNNNNNNNNNNNNNNNNNNNNNNNNNNNNNNNNNNNNNNNNNNNNNNNNNNNNNNNNNNNNNNNNNNNNNNNNNNNNNNNNNNNNNNNNNNNNNNNNNNNNNNNNNNNNNNNNNNNNNNNNNNNNNNNNNNNNNNNNNNNNNNNNNNNNNNNNNNNNNNNNNNNNNNNNNNNNNNNNNNNNNNNNNNNNNNNNNNNNNNNNNNNNNNNNNNNNNNNNNNNNNNNNNNNNNNNNNNNNNNNNNNNNNNNNNNNNNNNNNNNNNNNNNNNNNNNNNNNNNNNNNNNNNNNNNNNNNNNNNNNNNNNNNNNNNNNNNNNNNNNNNNNNNNNNNNNNNNNNNNNNNNNNNNNNNNNNNNNNNNNNNNNNNNNNNNNNNNNNNNNNNNNNNNNNNNNNNNNNNNNNNNNNNNNNNNNNNNNNNNNNNNNNNNNNNNNNNNNNNNNNNNNNNNNNNNNNNNNNNNNNNNNNNNNNNNNNNNNNNNNNNNNNNNNNNNNNNNNNNNNNNNNNNNNNNNNNNNNNNNNNNNNNNNNNNNNNNNNNNNNNNNNNNNNNNNNNNNNNNNNNNNNNNNNNNNNNNNNNNNNNNNNNNNNNNNNNNNNNNNNNNNNNNNNNNNNNNNNNNNNNNNNNNNNNNNNNNNNNNNNNNNNNNNNNNNNNNNNNNNNNNNNNNNNNNNNNNNNNNNNNNNNNNNNNNNNNNNNNNNNNNNNNNNNNNNNNNNNNNNNNNNNNNNNNNNNNNNNNNNNNNNNNNNNNNNNNNNNNNNNNNNNNNNNNNNNNNNNNNNNNNNNNNNNNNNNNNNNNNNNNNNNNNNNNNNNNNNNNNNNNNNNNNNNNNNNNNNNNNNNNNNNNNNNNNNNNNNNNNNNNNNNNNNNNNNNNNNNNNNNNNNNNNNNNNNNNNNNNNNNNNNNNNNNNNNNNNNNNNNNNNNNNNNNNNNNNNNNNNNNNNNNNNNNNNNNNNNNNNNNNNNNNNNNNNNNNNNNNNNNNNNNNNNNNNNNNNNNNNNNNNNNNNNNNNNNNNNNNNNNNNNNNNNNNNNNNNNNNNNNNNNNNNNNNNNNNNNNNNNNNNNNNNNNNNNNNNNNNNNNNNNNNNNNNNNNNNNNNNNNNNNNNNNNNNNNNNNNNNNNNNNNNNNNNNNNNNNNNNNNNNNNNNNNNNNNNNNNNNNNNNNNNNNNNNNNNNNNNNNNNNNNNNNNNNNNNNNNNNNNNNNNNNNNNNNNNNNNNNNNNNNNNNNNNNNNNNNNNNNNNNNNNNNNNNNNNNNNNNNNNNNNNNNNNNNNNNNNNNNNNNNNNNNNNNNNNNNNNNNNNNNNNNNNNNNNNNNNNNNNNNNNNNNNNNNNNNNNNNNNNNNNNNNNNNNNNNNNNNNNNNNNNNNNNNNNNNNNNNNNNNNNNNNNNNNNNNNNNNNNNNNNNNNNNNNNNNNNNNNNNNNNNNNNNNNNNNNNNNNNNNNNNNNNNNNNNNNNNNNNNNNNNNNNNNNNNNNNNNNNNNNNNNNNNNNNNNNNNNNNNNNNNNNNNNNNNNNNNNNNNNNNNNNNNNNNNNNNNNNNNNNNNNNNNNNNNNNNNNNNNNNNNNNNNNNNNNNNNNNNNNNNNNNNNNNNNNNNNNNNNNNNNNNNNNNNNNNNNNNNNNNNNNNNNNNNNNNNNNNNNNNNNNNNNNNNNNNNNNNNNNNNNNNNNNNNNNNNNNNNNNNNNNNNNNNNNNNNNNNNNNNNNNNNNNNNNNNNNNNNNNNNNNNNNNNNNNNNNNNNNNNNNNNNNNNNNNNNNNNNNNNNNNNNNNNNNNNNNNNNNNNNNNNNNNNNNNNNNNNNNNNNNNNNNNNNNNNNNNNNNNNNNNNNNNNNNNNNNNNNNNNNNNNNNNNNNNNNNNNNNNNNNNNNNNNNNNNNNNNNNNNNNNNNNNNNNNNNNNNNNNNNNNNNNNNNNNNNNNNNNNNNNNNNNNNNNNNNNNNNNNNNNNNNNNNNNNNNNNNNNNNNNNNNNNNNNNNNNNNNNNNNNNNNNNNNNNNNNNNNNNNNNNNNNNNNNNNNNNNNNNNNNNNNNNNNNNNNNNNNNNNNNNNNNNNNNNNNNNNNNNNNNNNNNNNNNNNNNNNNNNNNNNNNNNNNNNNNNNNNNNNNNNNNNNNNNNNNNNNNNNNNNNNNNNNNNNNNNNNNNNNNNNNNNNNNNNNNNNNNNNNNNNNNNNNNNNNNNNNNNNNNNNNNNNNNNNNNNNNNNNNNNNNNNNNNNNNNNNNNNNNNNNNNNNNNNNNNNNNNNNNNNNNNNNNNNNNNNNNNNNNNNNNNNNNNNNNNNNNNNNNNNNNNNNNNNNNNNNNNNNNNNNNNNNNNNNNNNNNNNNNNNNNNNNNNNNNNNNNNNNNNNNNNNNNNNNNNNNNNNNNNNNNNNNNNNNNNNNNNNNNNNNNNNNNNNNNNNNNNNNNNNNNNNNNNNNNNNNNNNNNNNNNNNNNNNNNNNNNNNNNNNNNNNNNNNNNNNNNNNNNNNNNNNNNNNNNNNNNNNNNNNNNNNNNNNNNNNNNNNNNNNNNNNNNNNNNNNNNNNNNNNNNNNNNNNNNNNNNNNNNNNNNNNNNNNNNNNNNNNNNNNNNNNNNNNNNNNNNNNNNNNNNNNNNNNNNNNNNNNNNNNNNNNNNNNNNNNNNNNNNNNNNNNNNNNNNNNNNNNNNNNNNNNNNNNNNNNNNNNNNNNNNNNNNNNNNNNNNNNNNNNNNNNNNNNNNNNNNNNNNNNNNNNNNNNNNNNNNNNNNNNNNNNNNNNNNNNNNNNNNNNNNNNNNNNNNNNNNNNNNNNNNNNNNNNNNNNNNNNNNNNNNNNNNNNNNNNNNNNNNNNNNNNNNNNNNNNNNNNNNNNNNNNNNNNNNNNNNNNNNNNNNNNNNNNNNNNNNNNNNNNNNNNNNNNNNNNNNNNNNNNNNNNNNNNNNNNNNNNNNNNNNNNNNNNNNNNNNNNNNNNNNNNNNNNNNNNNNNNNNNNNNNNNNNNNNNNNNNNNNNNNNNNNNNNNNNNNNNNNNNNNNNNNNNNNNNNNNNNNNNNNNNNNNNNNNNNNNNNNNNNNNNNNNNNNNNNNNNNNNNNNNNNNNNNNNNNNNNNNNNNNNNNNNNNNNNNNNNNNNNNNNNNNNNNNNNNNNNNNNNNNNNNNNNNNNNNNNNNNNNNNNNNNNNNNNNNNNNNNNNNNNNNNNNNNNNNNNNNNNNNNNNNNNNNNNNNNNNNNNNNNNNNNNNNNNNNNNNNNNNNNNNNNNNNNNNNNNNNNNNNNNNNNNNNNNNNNNNNNNNNNNNNNNNNNNNNNNNNNNNNNNNNNNNNNNNNNNNNNNNNNNNNNNNNNNNNNNNNNNNNNNNNNNNNNNNNNNNNNNNNNNNNNNNNNNNNNNNNNNNNNNNNNNNNNNNNNNNNNNNNNNNNNNNNNNNNNNNNNNNNNNNNNNNNNNNNNNNNNNNNNNNNNNNNNNNNNNNNNNNNNNNNNNNNNNNNNNNNNNNNNNNNNNNNNNNNNNNNNNNNNNNNNNNNNNNNNNNNNNNNNNNNNNNNNNNNNNNNNNNNNNNNNNNNNNNNNNNNNNNNNNNNNNNNNNNNNNNNNNNNNNNNNNNNNNNNNNNNNNNNNNNNNNNNNNNNNNNNNNNNNNNNNNNNNNNNNNNNNNNNNNNNNNNNNNNNNNNNNNNNNNNNNNNNNNNNNNNNNNNNNNNNNNNNNNNNNNNNNNNNNNNNNNNNNNNNNNNNNNNNNNNNNNNNNNNNNNNNNNNNNNNNNNNNNNNNNNNNNNNNNNNNNNNNNNNNNNNNNNNNNNNNNNNNNNNNNNNNNNNNNNNNNNNNNNNNNNNNNNNNNNNNNNNNNNNNNNNNNNNNNNNNNNNNNNNNNNNNNNNNNNNNNNNNNNNNNNNNNNNNNNNNNNNNNNNNNNNNNNNNNNNNNNNNNNNNNNNNNNNNNNNNNNNNNNNNNNNNNNNNNNNNNNNNNNNNNNNNNNNNNNNNNNNNNNNNNNNNNNNNNNNNNNNNNNNNNNNNNNNNNNNNNNNNNNNNNNNNNNNNNNNNNNNNNNNNNNNNNNNNNNNNNNNNNN
Protein-coding regions in this window:
- the CLEC11A gene encoding C-type lectin domain family 11 member A, yielding MQWAWLLGSLLTLGSLSAEGRRRALGRKGREDWPNAQPEEQERESLLFKHLQEALELSPFQEPKSPTGASEGGAGGEEEEELEESPTEASTLSPTLSPTPEDAISYILGRLTGLDSGLHQLHVRLYTLDARVAELSRGLQLLRKEARDTREALEAMEEAQKQGRQERGRLQGCLKGLRLGHKCFLLFRDFQDQKSAHAQCRERGGSLAMPADRAQMEALSQYLKASLAPYNWPVWLGIHDRRAEGLYLFENNQRVSFFAWHRALPMGGPGAAPTPGGPGHPALGPDQPNGGEQENCVAQASDDGSWWDHDCGRRFYYVCEFPH